The following are encoded together in the Nocardioides sp. Arc9.136 genome:
- a CDS encoding AAA family ATPase — MSDETAAVEDAQRAAEPDPREVLAAWANEQDEWVRATVRRVLGSGRALSGDDLDAIYSLFRQEKGIDDRTLPTETPLAVDLAEDDAELPLVLTRLSEVTGVNAIVPGSVIEPHAGITILFGENGTGKTGYSRIFKALAGSRTADTILGNVAVEEEIAQTAKVEYALGPDAKILEWAGEQGVAPFTRMSIFDSPAVNFHVDDDLEYVYVPTVLSLFNHVNTALKGVHDRIDEAIRELAAGSTTLLSRFPRESTIYPLVETLGASTDLAALDARADRGSDVDQRIGVLRRAVAALEADTLTAQIAERVRGERVQTQASKAAATLEALDVEKLNSLYVRLAELQRDYRTFRTELFAAADLPTDPEETWDAFVTAGEGYRAHLDALGVHDSGRCLYCRQQLSDPAKALVAKYSEYLTDKISSDIAEVEDGISTLTGPILAVAVPDVTTFLVEHQDQQEKPPAYANVSAIHEAVASVRAAIGAGAPLDESVVEGVPTVRAALNASLALLAEEVADLRMQSENRSDALKEKKNELAELIAAGELGKSWPTIQAQVERAKEADRLRVLGGKFAALGRSVTELAKAASDQLVNQNFEVLFTEECKALRAPELRVEFVGRQGRAHRRKTLGGRHKPSKILSEGEQKVLALADFLAEARLAGITAPVIFDDPVSSLDHRRINEVARRIASLADGNQVIVFTHDIFFAATLLSLFETSKRCTYFQITDDEGKGQVTRASGPRWDSLGNLKTNINKTIEAARAVDGEARAALVREGYDWIRAWCEVFTEIELLAGVSQRYQPNIRMTTLASIKAGALPAASEVVTRIFEDACRYISGHSQPLPTLGVAPTLPGLEAHWKELQDARKMYLEATG; from the coding sequence ATGTCTGATGAGACGGCAGCGGTGGAAGATGCGCAGCGGGCCGCCGAACCCGACCCCCGTGAGGTGCTCGCGGCGTGGGCGAACGAGCAAGACGAATGGGTGCGGGCGACCGTTCGACGCGTCCTCGGCTCCGGACGTGCGTTGTCGGGGGATGACCTCGACGCGATCTACTCCCTGTTCCGCCAGGAAAAGGGAATCGACGACCGCACGCTTCCCACCGAGACGCCGCTGGCGGTCGACCTTGCGGAAGACGACGCCGAGCTTCCGCTGGTCCTGACGAGGCTTTCGGAGGTCACCGGGGTCAACGCGATCGTCCCCGGTTCGGTCATCGAGCCACACGCTGGCATCACGATCCTGTTCGGCGAGAACGGCACCGGCAAGACGGGCTACTCGCGGATATTCAAAGCGCTGGCTGGCAGCCGCACCGCTGACACGATCCTCGGGAACGTCGCCGTCGAAGAAGAGATCGCTCAGACCGCCAAGGTCGAGTACGCCCTCGGTCCCGACGCGAAGATCTTGGAGTGGGCGGGTGAGCAGGGAGTCGCCCCGTTCACGCGTATGTCGATCTTCGACAGCCCCGCGGTGAACTTCCACGTCGACGACGACCTGGAGTACGTCTACGTGCCGACGGTTCTCTCGTTGTTCAACCATGTGAACACCGCGTTGAAGGGCGTCCACGATCGGATCGACGAAGCGATTCGGGAGCTCGCAGCGGGCTCAACGACTCTCCTGAGCCGTTTTCCGAGAGAGTCAACCATCTACCCCCTCGTGGAGACGCTCGGCGCCTCAACCGATCTCGCGGCGCTCGACGCCCGGGCGGACCGTGGGTCCGACGTGGACCAGCGGATAGGCGTCCTGCGGCGCGCGGTTGCTGCGCTCGAAGCGGACACCCTCACGGCGCAGATCGCCGAGCGCGTGCGGGGTGAGCGAGTGCAGACTCAGGCAAGCAAGGCTGCCGCAACGCTCGAAGCGCTGGATGTGGAGAAGCTCAACTCGCTGTATGTGCGATTGGCTGAGTTGCAGCGGGACTACCGCACGTTCCGAACGGAGCTCTTCGCGGCCGCGGACCTTCCGACAGACCCCGAGGAGACGTGGGATGCGTTCGTGACAGCGGGCGAGGGGTATCGCGCGCACCTCGACGCCCTGGGTGTTCATGACTCGGGCAGGTGTCTCTACTGCCGTCAGCAACTGTCTGACCCAGCCAAGGCGCTGGTCGCCAAGTACAGCGAGTATCTGACGGACAAGATCAGCTCGGACATCGCAGAGGTTGAGGACGGCATCAGCACCCTCACCGGTCCGATCCTCGCCGTCGCCGTGCCCGACGTAACGACCTTCCTGGTTGAGCACCAGGACCAGCAGGAGAAGCCGCCGGCCTACGCCAATGTCTCGGCGATCCATGAGGCAGTCGCATCGGTTAGAGCCGCGATAGGAGCGGGAGCGCCGCTCGACGAATCCGTTGTCGAGGGCGTGCCCACCGTCCGGGCTGCCCTGAATGCGTCCCTCGCGCTCCTCGCCGAGGAGGTCGCTGACCTGAGGATGCAGTCTGAGAACCGATCCGACGCCCTCAAAGAGAAGAAGAACGAGCTGGCTGAGTTGATCGCCGCCGGGGAGTTGGGCAAGTCCTGGCCGACGATTCAGGCGCAGGTCGAACGCGCGAAGGAAGCCGATCGACTTCGGGTTCTCGGCGGGAAGTTCGCCGCCTTGGGGCGCTCGGTCACGGAACTCGCCAAGGCCGCCAGCGACCAACTCGTCAACCAGAACTTCGAGGTGCTGTTCACGGAGGAGTGCAAGGCCCTCCGCGCGCCGGAGCTCAGGGTCGAGTTCGTCGGCCGCCAAGGTCGTGCTCACCGACGCAAGACCCTTGGCGGACGGCACAAGCCGTCCAAGATTCTCTCCGAAGGAGAGCAAAAGGTCTTGGCGCTTGCCGACTTCCTCGCCGAGGCGCGGCTTGCAGGCATCACGGCACCCGTCATCTTCGATGATCCGGTCTCCAGCCTCGACCACCGTCGAATCAACGAGGTCGCGAGACGGATCGCGAGCCTCGCTGACGGCAACCAGGTCATCGTCTTCACGCATGACATCTTCTTCGCGGCGACCCTGCTGTCGCTGTTCGAGACGTCGAAGCGCTGCACGTACTTCCAGATCACTGACGACGAGGGCAAGGGTCAGGTAACGCGGGCCTCTGGGCCACGCTGGGACTCACTCGGCAACCTCAAGACCAATATCAACAAGACCATCGAGGCCGCGCGGGCGGTCGACGGCGAAGCCCGCGCTGCTTTGGTTCGTGAAGGCTACGACTGGATCAGGGCGTGGTGCGAGGTCTTCACGGAGATCGAGCTGCTCGCCGGCGTCTCCCAGCGGTATCAGCCGAACATCCGGATGACCACCCTCGCGAGCATCAAGGCTGGCGCGCTCCCTGCCGCGTCGGAGGTCGTGACCCGCATCTTCGAGGACGCGTGTCGCTACATCTCTGGACACTCCCAGCCCCTGCCGACCTTGGGCGTCGCACCCACGCTTCCTGGGCTGGAAGCGCACTGGAAGGAGCTCCAAGACGCCCGCAAGATGTACCTGGAGGCAACGGGATAG
- a CDS encoding type III restriction-modification system endonuclease: MKLQFKVQQYQTDAVEAIVEVFGGQPNQGGVSYRVDPGKATPSAGADQTLFADYGLRNAEIALSPKQLLENIQQVQKIRNLEPSMALATSAAAPGAPNLSIEMETGTGKTYVYIKTMMELNKRYGWSKFIVVVPSVAIREGVKKSFDVTAEHFQQEYGTKSRAFVYNSSQLHELERFSSDAGVQVMIINIQAFNSSGKDNRRIYEVLDDFQSRKPINVIAANRPILIIDEPQRFGEEFNVSNGKAKKASTSLQSLSNFKALAVLRYSATHKPHHEYNKVHRLDAVDAYNQKLVKKIAVRGINVRGLAGSSAYLYLDAIEIAKGAKPKARVEIEVQTKGGPIKRVLKRLDHGANLHDVSGRIEAYKGLFITAINANTDTIELSNGDVISAGDLCDKDVTEQMKRRIQIREVIRSHIDKERALHAQGVKVLSLFFIDEVVKYRDYSREDTLGEYARIFEEEYAAAVDEVLGELELDAGTKAFQDYLCRDKVREVHGGYFSIDKKTGHQVDPETTSSKDEGTSAKNASDYDLILRDKESLLSFGTKLRFLFSHSALREGWDNPNVFVMGMLKRSDNTVSRRQEIGRGLRLSVDQSGERMDNPITVHEINQLTVVCDESYDEFVTGLQNEIAATLSARPRQASEGFFKGKTIETPDGPTQVEEKLAKAIYAYLIKNDYIDDEGLVSQQYIDDKAAGTLAEPTSEVLKPVIDYCWPLIDSLYLDLPKPTDDRKPKKIPLNEKNFAKKEFQELWSRINHKAVYQVEFDSAELVKKCIAALDKHLTVAALQYVVRSGEQKDALDAGDLALGAGFDVSASKTHTETVSAGSQVAYDLLGEITEKTQLTRRTASAILRGVQSGTFAKFKLNPEQFITEAARIINEQKATVIVEHLTYDALDDRFDSAIFTENQTAQDLTKAGDKLKNHIYDYVVTDSKVERAFVSDLDKADEVAVYAKLPRGFFIPTPVGDYNPDWAIAFKEGSVKHVYFVAETKGSLSTLQLKGAEEAKIECARRFFASLDQGASQDVKYDVVTDFAELMSLVTA, from the coding sequence GTGAAGCTACAGTTCAAGGTTCAGCAGTATCAGACCGACGCCGTCGAGGCCATTGTCGAGGTGTTCGGCGGCCAGCCAAATCAGGGTGGCGTCTCATACCGCGTTGACCCTGGCAAGGCGACACCCAGCGCGGGCGCGGACCAGACCCTGTTTGCTGACTACGGCTTGCGAAATGCCGAGATTGCTCTGAGCCCCAAGCAGTTGCTGGAGAACATCCAACAGGTCCAGAAGATCCGAAACCTAGAACCATCGATGGCTCTGGCCACGAGTGCAGCAGCCCCCGGTGCTCCCAACCTCTCGATCGAGATGGAGACGGGGACCGGAAAGACTTACGTCTACATCAAGACGATGATGGAGCTGAACAAGCGCTACGGCTGGAGCAAGTTCATCGTCGTGGTGCCCTCCGTCGCGATCCGCGAGGGCGTGAAGAAGTCCTTCGACGTCACGGCCGAACACTTCCAGCAGGAGTACGGGACGAAGTCCAGGGCTTTCGTCTACAACTCGTCCCAGCTTCACGAACTGGAACGGTTCAGCTCCGACGCAGGTGTCCAGGTCATGATCATCAACATTCAGGCCTTCAACTCATCAGGCAAGGACAACCGGCGAATCTACGAAGTGCTCGACGACTTCCAGTCGCGCAAGCCGATCAATGTCATCGCAGCCAACCGGCCGATCCTGATCATTGACGAGCCACAGCGGTTCGGCGAGGAGTTCAACGTCAGCAACGGCAAGGCGAAGAAGGCATCGACTTCGTTGCAGTCACTTTCCAACTTCAAGGCATTGGCGGTGCTTCGCTACTCCGCGACGCACAAGCCGCACCACGAGTACAACAAGGTCCACCGCCTCGACGCCGTCGACGCGTACAACCAGAAGCTCGTGAAGAAGATCGCGGTACGAGGCATCAACGTCCGAGGACTCGCTGGCTCTTCTGCGTACCTCTACCTCGACGCAATCGAGATCGCCAAGGGTGCTAAGCCCAAGGCGCGGGTGGAGATCGAGGTGCAGACGAAGGGCGGCCCCATCAAGCGAGTCCTGAAGCGCCTCGACCACGGCGCCAACCTTCACGACGTCTCCGGTCGCATCGAGGCATACAAGGGCCTGTTCATCACGGCGATCAACGCCAACACGGACACGATCGAGCTCAGCAACGGCGACGTCATCAGCGCTGGTGACCTGTGCGACAAGGACGTCACGGAGCAAATGAAGCGCCGCATCCAGATCCGAGAAGTCATCCGCTCACACATCGATAAGGAGCGCGCCCTCCACGCCCAAGGAGTCAAGGTGCTCTCGCTGTTCTTCATCGACGAGGTGGTGAAGTACCGCGACTACAGCCGTGAGGACACCTTGGGAGAGTACGCACGCATCTTCGAGGAGGAGTACGCCGCAGCCGTCGACGAGGTGCTTGGCGAACTCGAACTCGACGCCGGGACCAAGGCCTTCCAGGACTACCTGTGTCGGGACAAAGTCCGAGAAGTGCACGGCGGCTACTTCTCCATCGACAAGAAGACCGGGCATCAGGTCGACCCCGAGACGACGAGCTCTAAGGACGAGGGAACGTCAGCGAAGAACGCCAGTGACTACGACCTGATCCTCAGGGACAAGGAGAGCTTGCTCTCCTTCGGCACGAAGTTGCGCTTCCTGTTCTCGCACTCAGCGCTACGCGAGGGGTGGGATAACCCCAACGTCTTCGTCATGGGCATGTTGAAGCGGAGCGACAATACTGTGTCTCGCCGACAGGAGATCGGCCGTGGCCTTCGTCTCTCAGTGGATCAGAGCGGCGAACGCATGGACAACCCCATCACCGTCCACGAGATCAACCAGCTAACCGTCGTGTGCGACGAGTCCTACGACGAGTTCGTCACCGGCCTTCAGAACGAAATCGCTGCGACCCTCTCGGCTCGCCCGCGCCAGGCGAGTGAGGGCTTCTTCAAGGGCAAGACCATCGAGACGCCCGACGGACCGACCCAGGTCGAGGAGAAGCTCGCCAAGGCGATCTACGCCTACCTCATCAAGAACGACTACATCGACGACGAGGGCCTGGTCTCTCAGCAGTACATCGACGACAAGGCGGCCGGCACCCTCGCCGAGCCGACATCGGAGGTTCTCAAGCCCGTCATCGATTACTGCTGGCCCTTGATCGACTCGCTCTACCTCGACCTGCCCAAGCCGACCGATGACCGCAAGCCGAAGAAGATTCCACTCAACGAGAAGAACTTCGCCAAGAAGGAATTCCAGGAACTCTGGAGCCGCATCAACCACAAGGCCGTGTACCAGGTCGAGTTCGACTCCGCCGAGCTCGTGAAGAAGTGCATCGCCGCTCTCGACAAACACCTGACGGTAGCCGCGCTCCAGTACGTCGTCCGCTCGGGCGAGCAGAAGGACGCGCTGGACGCGGGCGACCTCGCCCTGGGCGCGGGCTTTGACGTTTCCGCCTCGAAGACGCATACCGAGACAGTCTCGGCAGGGTCGCAGGTCGCATACGACCTTCTCGGCGAGATCACCGAGAAGACCCAACTCACCCGCCGGACCGCCTCTGCGATCCTCCGGGGCGTGCAATCCGGGACCTTCGCCAAGTTCAAGCTCAATCCTGAGCAGTTCATCACCGAGGCGGCTCGCATCATCAACGAGCAGAAGGCCACAGTGATTGTCGAGCACCTCACCTACGACGCTCTCGACGACCGTTTCGACTCTGCCATCTTTACCGAGAACCAGACGGCTCAGGACCTGACCAAGGCCGGCGACAAACTCAAGAACCACATCTACGACTACGTGGTGACCGACTCCAAGGTCGAGCGGGCCTTCGTCAGTGACCTCGACAAGGCCGATGAGGTCGCGGTCTATGCCAAGCTACCCCGAGGCTTCTTCATTCCGACGCCTGTAGGCGACTACAACCCTGACTGGGCGATCGCCTTCAAGGAGGGGTCTGTCAAGCACGTCTACTTCGTCGCCGAAACCAAAGGCTCGCTCTCCACCCTGCAACTCAAGGGGGCGGAGGAGGCCAAGATCGAGTGCGCGCGGCGCTTCTTCGCGTCGCTGGACCAAGGGGCCAGTCAGGACGTCAAGTACGACGTGGTGACCGACTTTGCCGAGCTGATGTCGCTCGTCACGGCGTAG
- a CDS encoding site-specific DNA-methyltransferase produces the protein MEKLTMTSPDLTGRNIDAIAGLFPSVVTEVLDDEGNPKRAINFDLLRQELSDDIVEGLQERYQLDWPGKAKAAAAANQPLAKTLRPLREESEDFQSTKNLFIEGDNLEALKLLQESYLGKIKVIYIDPPYNTGNDFVYADSFASTKDEELKASGQVSEEGVPLVSNPKANGRYHSNWLTMMYPRLKLARNLLADDGVLIVSIDENEHANLVNLGSEVLGTDSYVGEIALKNSSRSDQRYISMQHEYIVFFVKNKTANPGEWTEKKGGLDRIYAAFDGFKKQFGEDWAAIHEAAKDWYKGFAPSDPVYASKHYNRMDERGIYFADNISGPNDGQYVYEVLHPTTGEPCKAPARGWVFPEDSMKQRIAENRIHFGPDHTTVPNLKTYLRNTEYQSLTSIRYVDGRAASKRLATLFGEKVFTNPKDELLLRDIYQALGVGTGDIILDMFAGSGSALHAVWELNLATGSEASFIGMQVAEDLNESVKTAKGAAKQITTNAIKSLTAQCKPATVAEIGKERLRLAGAKVSEKAATLDVGFRSFRIDTSNLADVLRTPDETDQAMLDGLEDSVKPGRSGEDLLFQVLLDWGLELAMPIAVETIEGIEVYAVEEDALIACFSNKITDALVRAIAKRQPLRAVFLDSAFASDDARINVEQVFRELSPATDVKAI, from the coding sequence GTGGAAAAGCTGACGATGACGTCCCCAGACCTGACCGGCCGCAACATCGACGCGATCGCTGGGCTCTTCCCTTCCGTCGTCACCGAGGTGCTCGATGATGAAGGTAACCCCAAGCGAGCGATCAACTTCGATCTTTTGCGTCAGGAGCTTTCGGACGACATCGTCGAGGGGCTCCAGGAGCGTTACCAGCTCGACTGGCCCGGCAAGGCGAAGGCGGCTGCGGCGGCGAACCAGCCCCTTGCCAAGACGCTGCGCCCCCTGAGGGAGGAGTCCGAGGATTTCCAGAGCACCAAGAACCTATTCATCGAAGGCGACAACCTCGAAGCCCTGAAACTTCTCCAAGAGTCCTACCTGGGGAAGATCAAGGTCATCTACATCGACCCGCCCTACAACACGGGCAACGACTTCGTGTACGCCGACTCCTTCGCCTCGACGAAGGACGAGGAACTCAAGGCATCGGGCCAGGTAAGCGAAGAAGGGGTTCCTCTCGTCTCTAATCCCAAGGCGAACGGCCGCTACCACTCCAACTGGCTCACCATGATGTACCCGCGTTTGAAGCTCGCGAGGAACCTGTTGGCCGACGATGGCGTGTTGATCGTGTCCATCGACGAGAACGAGCATGCGAACCTCGTGAACCTGGGCTCGGAGGTGCTCGGGACCGATTCGTACGTCGGGGAGATCGCACTAAAGAACAGCAGTAGAAGCGACCAACGATACATTTCGATGCAGCACGAGTACATCGTCTTCTTCGTGAAGAACAAGACCGCCAACCCCGGTGAATGGACAGAGAAGAAGGGGGGGCTGGACCGCATCTACGCCGCCTTCGATGGATTCAAGAAGCAGTTCGGCGAGGATTGGGCCGCGATTCACGAGGCTGCCAAGGATTGGTACAAGGGATTTGCCCCCTCGGACCCCGTCTACGCAAGCAAGCACTACAACCGGATGGACGAGCGGGGCATCTACTTCGCCGACAACATCTCGGGGCCGAACGACGGCCAATATGTGTACGAGGTCCTTCACCCAACTACGGGGGAGCCGTGCAAGGCACCGGCACGCGGCTGGGTCTTCCCTGAGGACTCTATGAAGCAACGCATTGCGGAGAACCGCATCCACTTCGGCCCGGACCACACCACCGTTCCCAACCTGAAGACGTACCTCCGCAACACTGAATACCAGAGCCTGACCAGCATTCGGTACGTGGACGGACGCGCCGCGTCGAAGCGTCTGGCGACGCTGTTCGGCGAGAAGGTGTTCACGAATCCCAAGGATGAACTCCTGCTGCGCGACATCTACCAGGCACTCGGAGTGGGCACCGGCGACATCATCCTCGACATGTTTGCCGGCTCCGGTTCCGCTCTCCACGCCGTCTGGGAACTCAATCTCGCCACGGGATCGGAAGCGTCCTTCATTGGGATGCAGGTGGCCGAGGACCTCAACGAGTCGGTCAAGACCGCCAAGGGTGCCGCGAAGCAGATCACAACCAATGCCATCAAGTCCCTGACTGCCCAGTGCAAGCCTGCAACCGTGGCGGAGATCGGCAAGGAACGCCTCCGGCTGGCGGGGGCGAAGGTCAGCGAGAAGGCAGCGACTCTCGACGTCGGTTTCCGAAGCTTCCGAATCGACACATCGAACCTGGCAGACGTGCTTCGCACCCCTGATGAAACCGACCAAGCCATGCTTGACGGTCTCGAAGACAGCGTGAAGCCAGGCCGGTCCGGCGAGGACCTGCTGTTCCAGGTGTTGCTGGATTGGGGTCTTGAACTGGCCATGCCGATCGCTGTGGAGACGATCGAGGGCATCGAGGTCTACGCGGTCGAGGAGGACGCCCTCATCGCGTGCTTCAGCAACAAGATTACCGACGCGCTCGTGCGGGCTATCGCAAAGCGTCAGCCACTCCGTGCGGTGTTCCTCGACTCGGCGTTCGCGTCGGACGATGCTCGCATCAACGTAGAGCAGGTCTTCCGCGAGCTGTCGCCTGCCACTGATGTGAAGGCGATCTGA
- a CDS encoding DUF4391 domain-containing protein gives MTDVLYRWPDGAKFGRPVPKIKFYEKGVVSSSTKDRFVAEVERITWAYKLAPATINLPGSDSVPEIQVFVLDAKGTDVSEVVTVAIDKAIKQPIIFEIVGALGIRTTATPKQVDGANSKLGAYYSTGWIPTDSTREPLPTAINLAALYGALLAPLTSVAVHPGEEVSDVAARLDTVRRLEREVASLERKLRTEPQLNRKVELRRALKTKQAELSALK, from the coding sequence ATGACGGACGTCCTGTACCGCTGGCCCGATGGCGCGAAGTTCGGCAGACCGGTCCCGAAGATCAAGTTCTACGAGAAAGGCGTGGTCTCGTCGTCCACCAAAGACAGGTTCGTCGCAGAGGTCGAGCGCATCACCTGGGCCTACAAGCTCGCACCGGCCACGATCAACCTGCCCGGCAGTGACTCAGTGCCCGAGATCCAGGTGTTCGTCCTCGACGCCAAGGGCACAGATGTCAGCGAGGTCGTGACAGTCGCCATCGACAAGGCCATCAAGCAGCCGATCATCTTCGAGATCGTCGGCGCTCTGGGCATCCGGACAACGGCGACACCCAAACAGGTAGACGGGGCGAACTCCAAGCTCGGCGCCTACTACTCAACAGGCTGGATTCCCACGGACTCCACGAGGGAACCGCTGCCGACGGCCATCAACCTCGCTGCCCTGTACGGGGCGTTGCTGGCGCCGCTCACGTCGGTCGCCGTGCACCCGGGGGAAGAAGTGTCGGATGTGGCCGCCAGACTGGATACCGTGCGCCGGCTCGAACGTGAGGTCGCATCACTTGAGCGGAAACTCCGCACCGAGCCGCAACTCAACCGCAAGGTCGAGCTGCGGCGTGCCCTGAAGACGAAGCAGGCCGAGCTCTCGGCGCTGAAGTGA